Proteins from a genomic interval of Denticeps clupeoides chromosome 20, fDenClu1.1, whole genome shotgun sequence:
- the cacng8a gene encoding calcium channel, voltage-dependent, gamma subunit 8a, with product MEGKGRHMPPAMVWCERGIQVLLTTVGAFAAFALMTVAIGTDYWLYARAFICNSTANSSQEDPHNKDKKDPGALTHSGLWRICCLEGLKRGVCSQINHFPEDADYDQDAAEYLLRVVRASSIFPILSAILLLLGGVCVASSRFYKTKRHIILGAGILFVVAGLSNIIGVIVYISAALSDISPKKDEDKKWHYSYGWSFYFGGLSFILAEVVGVLAVNIYIERNKELRCRSRTDLLRSTTTAMLRLPSYRFRRRSRSSSRSTDPATRSRDPSPGPASKNFGPPLAAGPPPFSVATLPNPHTQHSGVGDISMYTLSRDAKLGAAGAPPMYGTVDRATLYQLHNYFPTKEGGGGAGSGGGGVLMTGTLPSLSKSNLAASAQSGANAPLNTLSSSGPASQQPPSSTATMERDRGLGTLDRLAKGDSSNTNTLNRRTTPV from the exons CAATGGTGTGGTGTGAGCGCGGCATTCAGGTGCTTCTCACAACGGTGGGTGCCTTCGCTGCCTTTGCCCTGATGACAGTGGCCATTGGCACCGACTACTGGCTGTACGCCCGCGCCTTCATCTGCAACAGCACAGCAAATTCTTCTCAGGAGGACCCCCACAACAAGGACAAGAAAGACCCAGGTGCCCTTACACACTCCGGCCTGTGGAGAATCTGCTGCTTGGAGG GACTGAAGAGAGGAGTTTGCTCCCAAATCAATCATTTCCCCGAAGATGCTGATTACGATCAGGATGCTGCAGAATACCTCTTAC GTGTCGTTCGGGCCTCCAGCATCTTCCCTATTCTGAGTGCTATTCTGCTGCTGttgggaggggtgtgtgtggcaTCCAGCCGTTTCTATAAAACCAAGCGGCACATCATACTTGGTGCCGGAATCCTGTTTGTGGTGGCAG GCCTCAGCAACATCATTGGCGTGATTGTGTACATATCAGCCGCACTGAGCGACATCTCACCCAAGAAGGACGAGGACAAGAAGTGGCACTACTCTTACGGCTGGTCCTTCTACTTCGGAGGCCTCTCGTTCATCCTGGCTGAGGTGGTGGGCGTGCTGGCCGTGAACATCTACATCGAGCGCAACAAAGAGCTGCGCTGTCGCTCGCGCACTGACCTCCTGCGCAGCACCACCACCGCCATGCTGCGGTTGCCGAGCTACCGCTTCCGACGCCGATCCCGGTCCAGCTCCCGCTCCACTGACCCGGCCACCCGATCACGGGACCCCTCGCCTGGCCCAGCCTCCAAGAACTTCGGCCCGCCGCTGGCTGCCGGACCCCCACCCTTCTCTGTGGCCACACTGCCTAACCCACACACGCAGCACAGCGGCGTTGGCGACATCTCCATGTACACCCTGTCACGGGACGCCAAGCTGGGTGCAGCGGGCGCGCCCCCCATGTACGGAACGGTGGACCGCGCCACCCTCTACCAGCTGCACAACTACTTCCCCACAAAagagggtggaggtggagcaggCAGCGGCGGAGGAGGGGTACTCATGACCGGAACCCTGCCCTCACTGTCCAAATCCAACCTGGCGGCATCAGCGCAGAGCGGCGCCAACGCTCCACTCAACACCCTGTCTTCCTCTGGACCCGCCTCCCAGCAGCCCCCTTCATCCACAGCCACCATGGAGCGCGACCGAGGCCTGGGCACGCTCGACAGGCTGGCCAAAGGCGACAGCTCCAACACCAACACGCTAAACAGGAGGACCACGCCCGTCTAA